Proteins from a genomic interval of Xiphophorus maculatus strain JP 163 A chromosome 7, X_maculatus-5.0-male, whole genome shotgun sequence:
- the LOC102222665 gene encoding kinesin heavy chain-like: MEVAECGVCGVKVMCRFRPLSDSERSRGDKYIPKFNGEDTVVLAGKPYVFDRVFPPNTEQIQVYDTCAKQIVKDVLGGYNGTIFAYGQTSSGKTHTMEGNLHDPHMMGIIPRISRDIFDHIYSMDENLEFHIKVSYFEIYLDKIRDLLDVSKTNLAVHEDKNRVPYVKGCTERFVSSPEEVMDVIDEGKANRHVAVTNMNEHSSRSHSIFLINIKQENVETEMKLSGKLYLVDLAGSEKVSKTGAEGSVLDEAKNINKSLSALGNVIAALSEGTKTHVPYRDSKMTRILQDSLGGNCRTTIIICCSPSVYNEAESKSTLMFGQRAKTIKNTVSVNLELTAEEWKKKYEKEKEKNRSLSIMIQKLENELKRWRKGESVPVEEQLSNRSKKISTETPAVIESLAPPTMPLLEEEKAQYETLITNLYQQLDDKDDEINLHSQTSEKLKQQLIEQDELLLSRSQDYERLQEELSRLQRDSDSAKEEVKEVLQALEELAVNYDHKSQEVESKTRCNEQLNEELAHKTAGLEAVQREVSTMQELSAHHKKRSAEILNLLIRDLSEIGSVLGTTELKAMAEMSGVMEEEFTTARLYISKMKSEVKSLVNRSKQLEVSLTENTGKMEVNEKELSTCQLLVSQLQAKLESLSADLQRMEQKKRQLEESQDALMEEIAKLHAQGQMHELTVMDKEKEHMSRLKDAVEMKRTLEEQMENHREVHQKQLSRLRDEIEQKQRDNDLLKDVNQALQLENRKLQSDFDKLRAEDQNKEQRLQKLQFLNEKREQAKEDLKGLEETVTKELQTLTNLRIQFIQDITSRVKNSSENDNDEAGGSLAQRQRIIFLENNLEQLSRVHKQLVRDNADLRCELPKLDRRLRATAERVRVLETALKNAKESALRDRKRYQQEVDRIKEAVRSKNISRRGHSAQIAKPIRAGHQYHHSTSSPSIKPTIRGGGVASSPRHHSSRHQAAQQQQQLQYPQ, translated from the exons ATGGAGGTTGCGGAGTGCGGGGTGTGCGGGGTGAAGGTGATGTGCCGCTTCAGGCCGCTGAGTGACTCGGAGCGGAGCCGCGGAGACAAATACATCCCCAAATTCAACGGAGAGGACACAGTGGTGCTGGCG GGGAAGCCGTATGTGTTCGACAGAGTTTTTCCTCCGAACACTGAACAGATTCAGGTGTATGACACCTGTGCTAAACAGATCGTTAAAG ACGTGTTGGGAGGATACAATGGAACCATCTTTGCTTACGGTCAGACGTCGTCAGGAAAGACTCACACCATGGAG gGGAACCTGCACGACCCCCATATGATGGGGATCATCCCCAGGATCTCCAGAGACATCTTTGACCACATCTACTCCATGGACGAGAACCTGGAGTTCCACATCAAG gtctcCTACTTTGAGATCTATCTGGATAAAATCAGAGACTTGCTGGACG tGTCAAAAACCAACCTGGCTGTTCATGAGGATAAAAACAGGGTTCCCTATGTCAAG GGTTGCACTGAGCGTTTTGTGTCGAGTCCTGAGGAGGTGATGGACGTGATCGATGAAGGAAAAGCTAACAGACACGTCGCTGTCACCA aCATGAATGAGCACAGTTCTCGCAGCCACAGCATTTTCCTGATCAACATCAAGCAGGAGAACGTGGAGACGGAGATGAAACTGTCTGGGAAGCTTTATCTGGTCGACTTGGCAGGCAGCGAGAAG GTCAGTAAAACTGGAGCTGAAGGTTCTGTGTTGGATGAAGCGAAGAACATCAACAAGTCTCTGTCTGCTCTTGGGAACGTCATCGCCGCACTCAGTGAAGGAACG AAAACCCACGTCCCATACCGAGACAGCAAGATGACCAGGATTCTTCAGGACTCTCTGGGAGGAAACTGTCGGACCACCATCATCATCTGCTGCTCTCCGTCTGTTTACAACGAGGCTGAGAGCAAGTCCACCCTCATGTTCGGTCAGAG GGCTAAAACCATAAAGAACACGGTTTCTGTCAACCTTGAGCTGACTGCCGaggagtggaagaaaaagtacgagaaggagaaagaaaagaacagaagtCTGAGCATCATGATCCAGAAACTGGAGAATGAGCTGAAGCGCTGGAGGAAAG GTGAGTCTGTTCctgtggaggagcagctgagCAACAGAAGCAAGAAGATCAGCACTGAGACGCCAGCAGTGATCGAGAGCTTAGCCCCGCCCACCATGCCTCtgttggaggaggagaaggcGCAGTACGAGACGCTCATCACCAACCTCTACCAGCAGCTGGATGACAAG GACGATGAGATCAACCTGCACAGTCAGACGTCTGAGAAGCTCAAGCAGCAGCTGATAGAGCAGGATGAG ctgctgctgtccagGAGCCAGGACTACGAGCGTCTGCAGGAGGAGCTGAGCCGGCTGCAGAGGGACAGCGATTCAGCCAAAGAGGAGGTGAAGGAGGTGCTGCAGGCGCTGGAGGAGCTGGCCGTCAACTATGACCACAAGAGCCAGGAGGTGGAGAGCAAGACGCGCTGCAACGAGCAGCTGAACGAGGAGCTGGCACACAAAACG GCGGGTCTGGAGGCCGTTCAGAGGGAGGTGTCCACCATGCAGGAGCTCAGCGCTCACCACAAGAAGAGATCTGCAGAGATCCTCAATCTGCTGATCAGAGACCTCAGTGAGATCGGCAGCGTCCTCGGAACCACAGAGCTCAAAGCT atGGCTGAGATGAGCGGCGTGATGGAGGAGGAGTTCACCACGGCTCGTCTCTACATCAGCAAGATGAAGTCTGAGGTCAAGTCTCTGGTGAACCGCAGCAAACAGCTGGAGGTCAGCCTGACGGAGAACACCGGCAAGATGGAGGTCAACGAGAAGGAGCTGAGCACCTGCCAGCTGCTCGTCTCTCAG cttcAGGCCAAGTTGGAATCCCTGTCTGCCGACCTGCAGAGGatggagcagaagaagaggCAGCTGGAGGAGAGTCAGGATGCTCTGATGGAGGAGATTGCTAAGCTACACGCTCAGG gtCAGATGCATGAGCTGACGGTGATGGACAAAGAGAAAGAACACATGAGCAGACTAAAGGATGCTGTGGAGATGAAG AGAACGTTGGAGGAACAGATGGAGAACCACAGGGAGGTTCATCAGAAACAGCTGAGCCGGCTCCGCGATGAGATCGagcagaagcagagagacaACGACCTGCTCAAAGA TGTGAATCAGGCCCTGCAGCTGGAGAACAGAAAACTTCAGTCTGACTTTGACAAACTCAGAGCCGAGGACCAAAACAAGGAGCAAAGACTCCAGAAACTGCA gttTCTGAATGAGAAGAGAGAACAAGCCAAGGAGGATCTGAAGGGCTTGGAGGAAACTGTG ACCAAAGAGCTGCAGACTCTGACCAACCTTCGGATCCAGTTCATACAAGACATCACGTCTCGAGTCAAGAAC AGCTCAGAGAACGACAACGACGAGGCCGGCGGCAGTTTGGCTCAGAGACAAAGGATCATCTTCTTAGAGAACAACCTGGAGCAGCTCAGCAGAGTCCACAAACAG CTGGTGCGGGATAACGCAGACCTGCGCTGCGAGCTGCCCAAGCTGGACCGGCGGCTGCGTGCCACCGCAGAACGAGTCAGAGTGCTGGAAACGGCCCTGAAGAATGCCAAGGAGTCGGCTCTGAGGGACCGCAAACGGTACCAGCAGGAGGTGGACCGGATCAAAGAGGCCGTCCGGTCCAAGAACATCTCCAGGAGGGGGCACTCTGCTCAGATTG CCAAGCCAATCAGAGCCGGGCACCAGTACCATCACTCAACCTCCTCCCCATCTATTAAACCGACCATCAGAGGAGGGGGCGTGGCCTCCAGCCCTCGCCATCACTCCTCCCGACATCAAGCAGctcaacagcaacaacagcttcAGTACCCACAGTGA